The genomic window GCTCAGGGGCTGGCAATGAAAAATGCCGCCCAAGGCCCCATCGCGTGGCGCAGCGAGCTCTGGGGTTCGCCGCTGCGGGCATTGGCCACGGTGCTGCTGCTCGCACTGCTTGCATGGGGCGGCTTTCATGCTCTCGAATGGGGCGTGCTGAATGCAGTGTTCCGGCCCGACGCCGAAGCCTGCCGCGCGATGCAGCACGGCGCTTGCTGGGGTGTGGTGGCTGAAAAGTGGCGCCCAATGCTGTTCGGCCGATTTCCGTATGAAGAGCAATGGCGACCGGCGATCGCGGTGGTCGTGTTGTCGGCCGTCACGGTGCTCAGCGCCTGGCCGCGCAGCTGGCGCTGGTGGCTGGTGCCGCTCTGGATCGTGGCACTGCTGCTCTTTGTGCTGCTGATGCTCGGTGGCGTGGCCGGCCTGGTCCATGTGCCGACCAGCCGCTGGGGCGGCTTGCCGCTCACCATCGGCCTTGCGGTGGTTGGCCTGGCGCTGGCCTTTCCGCTGGCACTGCTGCTTGCATTGGGCCGCCGTTCGGGCTGGCCCGTAGTTCGCACCCTGAGCGCGAGCTACATCGAGCTGGTTCGCGGCGTGCCGCTCATTTCGGTGCTGTTCATGGCCTCTTTCCTGCTGCCGTTGCTGTGGCCCGCGGGCTGGCAGCCCGATGTGCTGGTGCGCGTGCTGGCGGGCCTGACGCTCTTCGTGGCAGCCTACCTGGCCGAGATCATCCGCGGCGGCCTGCAGGCCGTGCCGCGCGGGCAGACCGAAGTCGCGATGGCGCTCGGCTTCGGGCGCTGGCCGGTGCAGCGCGACATCGTGCTGCCGCAAGCGCTGCGGCTCGTGGTGCCCGCGCTGACCAACAGCGTGGTCGGCACGCTGAAAGACACGTCTCTGGTCACCGTGGTGGGGCTGTTCGAGCTGACCGGCGCATTGGGCTTGGCCCTCGGCGGCGATCCGACCTGGCGGCCGTTCTACCTCGAGGGGTACCTCTTCATTGCGGCGGTGTACTGGGTGCTGTGCTTCGGCCTCTCGCGCTACAGCGTGTGGCTGGAGCGGCGGCTGGGAGAGGGCACGCGCTGAACCGGCGGTGCCCCGGTTTCATCAGCCCGCCGACAGCGCCTTGTCCACCAGCTGCTGCGCTTCCTCGAGGATGCGCCCGAGGTGCTCGGCACCGAGAAAGCTCTCGCCGTAGATCTTGTAGATGTTCTCGGTGCCCGAGGGCCGAGCGGCGAACCAGCCGTTTTCCGTGACCACCTTCACGCCGCCGATGGCCGCTCCGTTGCCGGGCGCATGGCTCAACACGTTCTGGATTTTTTCGCCCGCGAGTTCGGTCGACAGCACCTGCTGCGGCGACAGGTTCGAAAGCTTCTTCTTCTGCTCGACAGTGGCCGCCGCATCCACGCGGTTGGACACGGGCTTGCCCAGCGTCTCTGCCAGTTCGGCAAAGCGCTCGCCGGGGTCGCGCCCCGTGCGGGCGGCAATCTCCGCCGACAGCAGAGCCGGGACGATCCCGTCCTTGTCGGTGGTCCATACAGAGCCGTCGCGCCGCAGGAAGGTTGCGCCCGCGCTTTCTTCGCCGCCGAAGCCCAAGGACGAATCCACCAGCCCGTCGACGAACCACTTGAAGCCCACCGGCACCTCGTACAGCTTGCGCCCCAGGTTGGCGGCCACGCGGTCGATCATCTGGCTACTGACCACCGTCTTGCCAACGGCTGCATGCGGGGCCCATTGCGGGCGGTGCGTGAAGAGGTAGTCGACCATCACGGCCAGGTAGTTGTTCGGCGGCAGCAGCCCCGCGCTGCGCGTGACGACGCCGTGCCGGTCGTGGTCGGTATCGCACGCAAAGGCAATGCCGAAGCGGTCCTTGAGGCCGATGAGCTGGTGCATCGCATCGGGCGACGAGGGGTCCATGCGGATGCGGCCGTCCCAGTCGAGCGACATGAAGCGGAAGGTCGGATCGACCTCCTGGCTCAGCACGTTGAGCCGGTCAAGCTTGTAGCGCGCGGCAATGGCGGGCCAGTAGCGCACGCCGGCGCCGCCCAGCGGATCGACGCCCAGGTCGATCGGCACGCCGCGAATCGCGTCCATGTCGAGCACCTGCGCCAGGTCTTCCACATAGGTGTTCAGGTAGTCGTGGCGGTGCGTGGTCGAGGCGCGCAGCGCCTGTGCAAGCGGCAGTCGCTTCACGCCCTGGAGACCGGCGGCAAGATAGCCATTGGCCGCGGCCTCGACGGCTGAGGTGATGTCGGTGCCCGCCGGGCCGCCGTTGGGCGGGTTGTATTTGAAGCCGCCGCTTTCGGGCGGGTTGTGCGAAGGCGTGATCACGATGCCGTCGGCAAGCCCCGTCGTGCGGCCGCGGTTGTAGACGAGGATGGCATGCGAGACGGCGGGCGTCGGCGTGTATTCGTCGTCCTTCGACAGCATCAGCTCCACGCCGTTGGCCGCCAGCACTTCTACCGCGCTGTTGAATGCGGGCGTGGAGAGCGCATGCGTGTCGATGCCCAGGAACAGCGGGCCGTCGATGCCTTTTTGCTTGCGGTAGTCGGCAATCGCCTGGCTGATGGCCAGCACATGCCACTCGTTGAAAGCGTCGTCGAAGGAAGAGCCGCGGTGCCCCGACGTTCCAAAGGCGACGCGCTGGGCTGGCACGGAAGGATCGGGCCGGCCCGTGTAGTAGGCCGAGATGAGGCGCGGGATGTTGACGAGCAGGTCCAGCGGTGCGGGCTGGCCCGCGAGAGGGTTGGTCTTTTGGCTCATGTCGAGTGTTGCCGTTCGAGTTGAATCAAGTCGGCAACATCATGCCGCAGGATGCGCCTGCGAACGAAACAAGCGGAAAGCGCCTCAGGAGGCCAGGGCCTCCATCAGCTCCGTCTCGATGGCCAGTTGCGTCTTCTGTCCCTGCAGCTCGGGGCCGCTGATGAGGAACGTGTCTTCCACGCGCTCGCCGAGCGTGGTGACCTTGGCGAGTTGCAGATTGAGGTGATGCCGTGCAAGCACCCGCGCCACCGAATACAGCAGCCCCGCGCGGTCGCTGGCAGAGATGTTGAGCAGCCAGCGCTGCGCCTTGTCGTCGGGCAGCAGGCTGATGCGCGGCTTGATGGGGAAGCTGCGCACCCGGCGCGACACCCTGCCCACGCTGGGCGAGGGCAGGGGACCGGCCTCGGTGAGCGTTTGGGCAAGGCCCAGCTCGACCATGCTGATGAGGTCGCGGTAATGGTCGGGCAGGAAAGTAGTTACAACCTGGAAGGTATCGAGGCCGTAGCCGTTGCTGGTGGTGTGTACTTTCGCGTCAAGAATGCTGAACGACGACTGGTCGAAATAGCCGCAGATGCGCGCGAACAGGTCAGGCTGGTCGGGCGTGTACACCACCACCTGCAGCCCTTCGCCCACTGGCGAAAGGCGCGCGCGCACGATGGGCGGCGCCTTGGGATCGACCGGCACGTTGGGCGGCGGCACGAAGCGCGAAAGCTGCTTGGCATGCCAGGCGATTTCGCTGGCCTCGTGGCGCATGAAGTAGCCGACGTCGAGCGTGTCCCACAGCGCCTTGTGCGCTTCGAAGCGCTGTGCATGCAACGCAAGCTGCACCAGCGCCTCGCGCTTGCGCGACTCCACTTCTGCGTCCGGGTCGGGCATGCGGCCGCCCAGCGCGCGCAGGGTGTAGCGGTAAAGGTCTTCGAGCAGTTTGCCCTTCCATGCATTCCACACGCGCGGCGACGTGCCGCGAATATCGGCAATGGTGAGCAGATAAAGGGCTGTGAGATAGC from Variovorax paradoxus includes these protein-coding regions:
- a CDS encoding amino acid ABC transporter permease, giving the protein MKNAAQGPIAWRSELWGSPLRALATVLLLALLAWGGFHALEWGVLNAVFRPDAEACRAMQHGACWGVVAEKWRPMLFGRFPYEEQWRPAIAVVVLSAVTVLSAWPRSWRWWLVPLWIVALLLFVLLMLGGVAGLVHVPTSRWGGLPLTIGLAVVGLALAFPLALLLALGRRSGWPVVRTLSASYIELVRGVPLISVLFMASFLLPLLWPAGWQPDVLVRVLAGLTLFVAAYLAEIIRGGLQAVPRGQTEVAMALGFGRWPVQRDIVLPQALRLVVPALTNSVVGTLKDTSLVTVVGLFELTGALGLALGGDPTWRPFYLEGYLFIAAVYWVLCFGLSRYSVWLERRLGEGTR
- the pgm gene encoding phosphoglucomutase (alpha-D-glucose-1,6-bisphosphate-dependent) — its product is MSQKTNPLAGQPAPLDLLVNIPRLISAYYTGRPDPSVPAQRVAFGTSGHRGSSFDDAFNEWHVLAISQAIADYRKQKGIDGPLFLGIDTHALSTPAFNSAVEVLAANGVELMLSKDDEYTPTPAVSHAILVYNRGRTTGLADGIVITPSHNPPESGGFKYNPPNGGPAGTDITSAVEAAANGYLAAGLQGVKRLPLAQALRASTTHRHDYLNTYVEDLAQVLDMDAIRGVPIDLGVDPLGGAGVRYWPAIAARYKLDRLNVLSQEVDPTFRFMSLDWDGRIRMDPSSPDAMHQLIGLKDRFGIAFACDTDHDRHGVVTRSAGLLPPNNYLAVMVDYLFTHRPQWAPHAAVGKTVVSSQMIDRVAANLGRKLYEVPVGFKWFVDGLVDSSLGFGGEESAGATFLRRDGSVWTTDKDGIVPALLSAEIAARTGRDPGERFAELAETLGKPVSNRVDAAATVEQKKKLSNLSPQQVLSTELAGEKIQNVLSHAPGNGAAIGGVKVVTENGWFAARPSGTENIYKIYGESFLGAEHLGRILEEAQQLVDKALSAG